In one window of Bizionia sp. M204 DNA:
- a CDS encoding endonuclease has translation MRYNLLFVLFIFIGLQSFGQIVINELDCDTPGIDDQEFLELKSDTPNFDLDGYVVVFFNGSSSGNNSSYFTVDLDGYSTDENGLLLIGSDTVTPFPQLLIAANTIQNGPDAVAIYLGSDFDFPEETVATIDNLIDVLIYDTSDADDVDMIAIFSAHPNFSDIQQINEGPGNNTNSIQRNNDGTYTSTTPTPRALNDGSGIIFNSIAISTDAEQYQETDAITITFTAQTNVTADATFSFSMDNGGFNAADFTGNTTVTIPNGQNTVSTIITLIDDAVDEGDEEPIIKFVNLPSPYIPFNNFIKLRVVDNDFTQANFGTPLNSTYGNVTSTQPSGYYDSLDNLSDVNLKQALQDIIADPSVVRAQTYTDVIDILKEADQNPENSNEVWLVYLEQGRAKLDYQLNSVSTGKWNREHTFPRSRAGYYSIEEDEIADGKDIFWTTEADSLRHGNSDAHALRAADGPENSSRGNQFYGQYTGPTGTLGGFKGDVARGVFYLAIRYNGLDIVNGYPDGNVGQFGDLQTLLEWHRNDPPDDFEMNRNNIIYTWQYNRNPFIDQPDLVEYLWGDNVGEAWVQPLSIDEKTLDSIVIYPNPTSGRVYVKGLNNRANATVYSIEGRALFTKEITNSYIDLNLSSGMYLLQITSDNKTTTKKIMVN, from the coding sequence ATGAGATATAATTTACTTTTTGTTTTATTCATTTTTATTGGACTCCAATCCTTTGGTCAAATTGTTATTAATGAACTGGATTGTGATACGCCAGGTATTGATGATCAAGAGTTTTTAGAACTTAAATCGGATACGCCAAATTTTGATCTAGATGGTTATGTAGTTGTTTTTTTTAACGGTTCTAGTTCCGGAAACAACTCGAGTTATTTTACAGTCGATTTAGATGGTTATTCAACAGATGAAAATGGCTTGTTACTTATAGGTAGTGATACTGTAACACCTTTTCCGCAACTTTTAATTGCGGCAAATACCATTCAAAATGGGCCAGATGCCGTTGCCATTTATCTAGGAAGTGATTTTGATTTTCCCGAAGAAACGGTAGCAACTATTGATAATCTAATTGATGTGCTAATTTATGATACATCAGATGCAGATGATGTGGATATGATTGCCATCTTTAGTGCCCACCCAAATTTTTCAGATATTCAACAAATTAATGAAGGTCCTGGAAATAATACCAATTCCATTCAGCGAAATAATGATGGAACCTACACATCAACAACACCTACACCTCGTGCTTTAAATGATGGTAGTGGAATAATTTTTAATAGTATTGCCATTTCAACTGATGCAGAACAGTATCAGGAAACCGATGCTATAACAATCACGTTTACAGCTCAAACCAATGTAACAGCAGATGCAACCTTTTCTTTTTCTATGGATAATGGCGGGTTTAATGCGGCAGATTTTACAGGAAACACTACCGTAACCATTCCTAACGGACAAAATACGGTTTCAACAATTATAACATTAATTGATGATGCTGTGGACGAAGGTGATGAAGAGCCTATTATTAAATTTGTAAACTTACCGTCACCTTATATTCCATTTAATAATTTTATAAAATTGCGGGTTGTGGATAACGACTTCACCCAAGCTAATTTTGGAACACCCTTAAATTCTACTTATGGAAACGTTACAAGTACACAACCTAGCGGTTATTATGATAGTTTGGATAATTTATCTGATGTTAATTTAAAACAAGCCTTACAAGACATTATTGCAGATCCTTCTGTCGTACGTGCTCAAACATATACAGATGTTATTGATATTTTAAAAGAAGCCGATCAGAATCCTGAAAATAGTAATGAAGTGTGGTTGGTATATTTAGAACAAGGACGTGCTAAATTGGATTATCAATTAAATTCAGTTAGTACGGGTAAATGGAATCGTGAGCACACATTTCCAAGATCTAGAGCTGGTTATTACAGTATTGAAGAAGACGAAATAGCAGACGGAAAGGACATTTTTTGGACCACTGAAGCCGATTCATTACGTCATGGAAATTCTGATGCACATGCATTACGTGCGGCAGATGGACCTGAAAATAGCTCAAGAGGTAATCAGTTTTATGGCCAATATACTGGACCTACAGGAACATTAGGAGGTTTTAAAGGTGATGTAGCGCGTGGCGTATTTTATTTAGCCATACGTTATAACGGATTGGATATTGTAAATGGTTACCCGGATGGAAACGTGGGACAATTTGGCGATTTACAAACCCTTTTAGAGTGGCATAGAAATGATCCGCCTGACGATTTTGAAATGAATAGAAATAATATAATTTATACCTGGCAATATAACAGAAATCCGTTTATAGATCAGCCAGATTTAGTAGAGTATCTTTGGGGAGATAATGTAGGTGAAGCATGGGTTCAACCTTTGAGTATTGATGAAAAAACCCTGGATTCCATTGTGATTTATCCAAATCCAACGTCTGGACGTGTATATGTAAAAGGACTGAATAATCGTGCTAATGCAACCGTTTATTCTATAGAAGGGAGAGCGTTATTCACCAAAGAAATTACTAATTCGTATATAGATTTAAACTTGTCAAGTGGTATGTATCTATTACAAATTACTTCTGATAATAAAACAACCACCAAAAAAATTATGGTGAATTAA
- a CDS encoding M56 family metallopeptidase, protein MEYLLKVSAVLALFYFGYTLFLQRETFFNSNRWFLLSGQIIAILFPLLVIPIYVEVAPQNFNSILVPNMPITEQIVPENFSIKSIFFWAYSIGVLFFFGKFILNLLSLFKLIRNKSSKQIAGIHYIETEDTIAPFSFFNRIVFNSKSFNNDELQLILNHERIHVKQWHSIDVIISQLTCIAFWFNPLVWFYKKALQQNLEFIADKHIQSETDCKQSYQRLLLKASIPTHQLVMANNFYNSLIKKRIVMLHTSKSNTVNAWKYALVIPALALFFMSFNTKEVYISKASIETQNSSQVFRVTEKSTTVELAKIESHFSNKNVRLKFSNVSRNADNTIREITIKKKT, encoded by the coding sequence ATGGAATACCTATTAAAAGTATCCGCTGTATTAGCACTATTCTACTTTGGTTACACTTTGTTTTTACAACGGGAAACCTTCTTTAATTCTAACCGCTGGTTTCTATTAAGCGGTCAAATTATAGCTATATTATTTCCTTTATTGGTAATTCCCATTTATGTAGAGGTTGCTCCACAAAATTTCAATTCCATATTAGTTCCAAACATGCCTATTACGGAACAAATTGTACCTGAAAACTTTAGTATAAAAAGCATATTTTTCTGGGCTTATAGTATAGGTGTTTTGTTTTTCTTCGGAAAATTCATCTTGAATCTCCTATCACTTTTCAAATTAATACGGAATAAGTCTTCGAAACAAATAGCAGGTATTCATTATATAGAAACAGAAGATACAATTGCCCCATTTTCATTTTTTAATAGAATTGTCTTTAATTCCAAGTCATTTAATAATGACGAACTACAACTCATTTTAAATCATGAACGCATTCATGTTAAGCAATGGCATTCTATAGATGTAATTATTTCCCAGCTTACGTGTATTGCATTTTGGTTTAATCCGCTCGTTTGGTTTTACAAAAAAGCACTTCAGCAAAATTTAGAATTTATTGCAGACAAACATATACAGTCGGAAACCGATTGCAAACAAAGCTATCAGCGTCTTTTATTAAAGGCAAGCATACCAACTCATCAATTGGTGATGGCGAATAATTTTTATAATTCATTAATCAAAAAACGAATCGTTATGTTACACACATCAAAATCGAACACTGTAAACGCATGGAAATACGCTTTAGTAATTCCTGCTTTGGCCTTATTTTTTATGAGTTTCAACACGAAAGAGGTTTATATTTCTAAAGCTTCCATTGAAACTCAAAACTCATCCCAAGTATTTAGGGTTACCGAAAAGTCTACCACCGTGGAGCTCGCTAAAATTGAATCCCATTTTTCTAATAAAAACGTAAGATTAAAGTTTAGTAATGTTTCCAGAAATGCGGATAACACCATTCGGGAAATCACCATTAAAAAAAAAACATGA
- a CDS encoding BlaI/MecI/CopY family transcriptional regulator → MQKLTNKEEEIMHILWTLKKAFVKDVLAAIETEKPHYNTLSTIIRNLEDKGYVSYKAYGKTHEYFPIVTKEQYKKKFMNTAIDNYFNSSYKNVVSFFAQEEKISVDELKEIIALIEKNK, encoded by the coding sequence ATGCAAAAATTAACAAATAAGGAAGAAGAGATTATGCACATTTTATGGACGCTTAAAAAAGCCTTTGTAAAAGACGTGTTAGCCGCGATAGAAACAGAAAAACCACATTATAACACCCTTTCTACTATTATTAGAAATTTGGAAGACAAAGGATATGTTAGCTACAAAGCGTATGGAAAAACGCACGAGTACTTCCCTATTGTAACCAAAGAGCAGTACAAAAAGAAATTCATGAATACAGCTATTGACAACTATTTTAATAGCTCTTATAAAAACGTGGTTTCATTTTTTGCCCAAGAGGAAAAAATAAGCGTGGATGAGCTGAAAGAAATAATTGCGTTAATTGAGAAAAACAAATAA